A single Ignavibacteriales bacterium DNA region contains:
- the lipB gene encoding lipoyl(octanoyl) transferase LipB: protein MENQSISRSLQILDAGLLEYHSAWDLQRQIFARVLEGSQNDTLVLLEHPHTYTLGKTADRQNLLADDIYLAQNKIRVVDIDRGGDITYHGPGQLVGYPIIDLRKWKLDSHKYLRALEEVLIAFCREFSLEAGRIEGLTGVWIKQKKIAAIGIKISRWITMHGFALNIAPDLNYFGGIIPCGIKDKDVTSLQLETGIMHDMKLVKEKIINIFSDVFEYDSVSTIERIITHEQELKEAN from the coding sequence ATGGAGAATCAATCCATATCTAGGTCATTACAGATACTTGATGCAGGATTGCTAGAGTATCATTCTGCCTGGGATTTACAGCGGCAGATTTTCGCGCGTGTATTGGAAGGAAGCCAAAACGATACCCTTGTTTTGCTTGAGCACCCGCATACTTATACCCTTGGCAAAACGGCGGATAGACAGAATCTTCTGGCCGATGATATATATCTGGCACAAAATAAGATAAGAGTTGTTGATATTGACCGTGGCGGAGATATTACGTACCATGGACCTGGACAACTTGTCGGGTATCCAATCATTGATCTGAGAAAATGGAAACTGGATTCTCACAAATATCTTCGGGCATTGGAGGAGGTTCTTATAGCTTTTTGCAGAGAATTTTCTCTTGAAGCAGGCAGAATTGAAGGACTCACAGGGGTCTGGATTAAACAGAAAAAAATTGCTGCCATTGGCATTAAAATAAGCCGGTGGATAACCATGCATGGATTTGCACTGAACATAGCACCTGATCTTAATTATTTCGGCGGCATTATTCCCTGCGGAATCAAGGATAAGGATGTAACTTCTTTGCAGCTGGAAACCGGAATCATGCATGACATGAAACTGGTAAAGGAAAAAATCATTAACATATTTTCGGACGTTTTTGAATACGATTCAGTAAGTACTATTGAACGAATTATTACTCATGAGCAAGAATTAAAAGAGGCAAATTAA
- the lipA gene encoding lipoyl synthase codes for MINRHQRTFKETAEKSREVKLQRPEWLKVKLPSGKNYADLKELMHSHKLNTVCEEARCPNIAECWNHRTATFMILGDTCTRSCGFCNVKVGMPNELDLFEPLRVASAVEKLQLKHVVITSVNRDELKNGGSEIFAETTRRIRQKLPECTIEILIPDFKGEETAFEIILNDPPDILNHNLETVKRLYHAVRPQAKYERSLELIRWFKEKGLKTKSGIMVGIGEKPDEVLELMNDLLNHGCDILTIGQYMQPSKQHLPVDRFVSPEEFLFYKEEGLKMGFKIVESAPLVRSSYHADKQARQIFIESSKTN; via the coding sequence ATGATTAACAGGCATCAGCGCACATTTAAAGAAACTGCAGAGAAAAGCAGAGAAGTAAAACTACAACGCCCGGAATGGCTGAAGGTGAAACTGCCATCAGGAAAAAACTACGCAGACCTTAAGGAGTTAATGCATTCGCATAAGCTGAATACCGTCTGCGAGGAAGCAAGATGCCCAAATATTGCAGAATGCTGGAACCACAGAACTGCAACCTTCATGATTCTGGGAGATACCTGCACAAGAAGCTGCGGATTTTGTAATGTAAAAGTCGGGATGCCAAATGAACTTGATTTGTTTGAACCCTTAAGAGTTGCTTCGGCAGTTGAGAAACTGCAGTTAAAGCATGTTGTAATCACCTCGGTTAACCGTGATGAGTTAAAAAATGGCGGCTCGGAAATTTTTGCTGAGACAACAAGAAGAATCAGACAGAAACTTCCGGAATGTACTATTGAGATTCTGATACCCGACTTCAAAGGTGAAGAGACCGCGTTTGAGATAATTCTGAATGATCCGCCTGATATACTTAATCATAATCTTGAAACTGTAAAGCGGCTTTATCATGCAGTCAGGCCTCAGGCAAAATATGAAAGAAGTCTTGAACTTATCCGATGGTTCAAGGAAAAAGGTTTGAAGACCAAAAGCGGTATTATGGTGGGAATCGGAGAAAAGCCTGATGAAGTGCTTGAGCTCATGAATGATCTCCTTAACCACGGCTGTGATATACTCACGATAGGACAGTATATGCAGCCTTCCAAACAACATTTGCCTGTTGATCGCTTTGTTTCTCCGGAAGAATTTCTTTTTTATAAAGAAGAGGGACTGAAAATGGGATTTAAAATTGTTGAATCAGCTCCTTTGGTAAGAAGTTCTTACCATGCAGATAAACAGGCAAGACAGATATTTATTGAATCATCCAAAACAAACTGA
- a CDS encoding tungsten formylmethanofuran dehydrogenase — MAKSGNKTATANSASEKKQSLSAGKNNGRPDISREELLNFYRLMYTARHIDVKAMNYLKQGKTFFHIAGSGHEAVQVAFGQKLNPKVDWAFPYYRDLALILAMGYKPIDFFMQSFAKRGDLSSGGRQLPCHWGYTRELNIPTQSSPTGTQFLQAVGTALAAVKKGIKSVSYVSSGEGTTSQGEFHEAINWASREKLPVVFVIQNNKYAISVHVSQQSGGKGHSISEMMAGYDNLLRMKIDGTSFTDSMKAADEAYEYARSGRGPVLVEAECVRLLSHSSSDDQKKYRDLQDLEEDLKNDPIQKFSTYVLSHNLLTQKELDEVQAQVRDEVDRASAEALNSEDPRADEAAKYVYDESGFKESLTYEKEKPAGTPIVMVDAINHALHEEMEKNPDIYVFGEDIADGKGGVFTATKGLTTKFGTDRVFNSPLAEASIMGVATGMAFAGLKPVVEIQFGDYIWPAFMQMKDELATIRYRSFNYWSSPVVTRVAVGGYIHGGLYHSQNIESIFAHVPGIYIAYPSNSADAKGLLKTAIRINDPVLFCEHKGLYRQSFAIAPEPSADYLLPFGKGKIVMEGSDVTVVTYGASVWDSVFAAKRLVEEGYTVEIIDLRTIIPLDEELIYQSVKKTGKVIVIHEDTLTAGFGAEISSRITENCFQHLDGPVRRVAAKDAHIPYSPILENAVLPSREGIYQSIKELILY, encoded by the coding sequence ATGGCGAAATCAGGTAATAAAACGGCAACCGCTAATTCCGCTTCAGAGAAAAAACAATCTCTGTCAGCGGGAAAGAATAACGGCAGGCCTGATATATCCCGTGAGGAACTGCTCAATTTTTACCGGTTAATGTATACAGCCCGGCATATTGATGTAAAAGCGATGAATTACCTGAAGCAGGGCAAGACTTTTTTCCATATAGCAGGGTCGGGACATGAAGCAGTACAGGTAGCATTTGGACAAAAATTAAATCCCAAAGTTGACTGGGCTTTTCCATATTACCGTGATTTAGCATTAATCCTTGCCATGGGATATAAGCCGATCGATTTTTTCATGCAGAGTTTTGCTAAACGCGGCGATTTATCCAGCGGCGGAAGGCAACTCCCTTGCCATTGGGGATATACCCGCGAATTAAATATCCCGACTCAGTCATCCCCCACAGGTACGCAATTTCTTCAGGCTGTTGGTACTGCACTTGCAGCTGTAAAAAAAGGGATCAAGTCAGTTTCCTATGTAAGCTCAGGAGAAGGAACAACCAGTCAGGGTGAGTTTCATGAAGCCATTAACTGGGCAAGCCGCGAAAAACTTCCAGTTGTGTTTGTTATACAGAATAATAAGTATGCGATTTCCGTACATGTTTCGCAGCAGTCAGGCGGAAAAGGGCACTCAATATCAGAGATGATGGCGGGTTATGACAATCTGCTTAGGATGAAAATTGACGGCACCAGTTTTACTGATTCAATGAAAGCGGCAGACGAAGCTTATGAATATGCACGCTCAGGCAGGGGACCAGTGCTTGTTGAAGCTGAGTGCGTTAGATTGTTATCGCATTCATCATCTGACGATCAGAAAAAATACCGGGATCTTCAGGATCTTGAAGAAGACTTAAAGAATGACCCGATACAGAAATTTTCCACCTATGTACTTAGTCACAATCTGCTGACTCAGAAGGAACTTGATGAAGTTCAGGCTCAGGTTAGAGATGAAGTTGACAGAGCATCAGCAGAAGCACTAAACTCTGAAGATCCGAGAGCTGATGAAGCAGCTAAATATGTATATGACGAAAGCGGATTCAAGGAGTCATTAACCTATGAAAAAGAGAAGCCTGCTGGTACTCCAATAGTAATGGTTGACGCTATCAATCATGCTCTTCACGAAGAGATGGAGAAGAATCCGGATATCTATGTTTTTGGTGAAGATATTGCTGATGGTAAAGGAGGGGTATTTACTGCGACAAAGGGACTTACCACAAAATTTGGCACGGACAGAGTATTTAATTCTCCGCTTGCCGAAGCAAGTATTATGGGAGTGGCTACCGGTATGGCATTTGCCGGACTGAAACCGGTTGTCGAAATACAGTTTGGTGATTATATATGGCCCGCGTTCATGCAGATGAAGGATGAACTGGCAACCATTCGTTATCGTTCCTTTAATTACTGGTCATCTCCTGTTGTCACCCGGGTTGCTGTGGGCGGATATATACACGGAGGACTCTATCACAGCCAGAATATTGAATCCATTTTTGCGCATGTGCCTGGTATCTATATTGCGTATCCTTCAAATTCCGCTGATGCAAAAGGATTGCTAAAAACCGCTATCAGAATAAATGATCCTGTGCTTTTCTGTGAGCACAAGGGCTTATACCGTCAGAGTTTTGCTATAGCACCTGAACCATCAGCAGATTACCTGTTACCTTTCGGTAAGGGTAAAATTGTCATGGAAGGAAGTGATGTGACTGTGGTAACCTATGGTGCTTCAGTATGGGATTCAGTATTCGCAGCTAAAAGACTCGTGGAAGAAGGTTATACAGTTGAAATAATTGATCTCAGAACAATTATTCCGCTTGATGAAGAACTGATTTACCAGTCAGTTAAAAAAACCGGCAAGGTGATCGTTATTCATGAGGATACCCTAACAGCTGGTTTTGGTGCAGAAATTTCCTCAAGAATAACAGAAAACTGTTTCCAGCATCTTGACGGTCCGGTGCGTAGGGTTGCAGCCAAAGATGCACACATTCCATACAGCCCGATTTTAGAAAATGCAGTGCTTCCTTCAAGGGAAGGTATCTATCAATCCATTAAAGAACTTATACTTTATTAA
- the sucB gene encoding 2-oxoglutarate dehydrogenase, E2 component, dihydrolipoamide succinyltransferase: MRSEIIMPKMGESVTEGTIIKWHKKPGDFVKRDEIIFEISTDKVDTEIPSQDEGYITQIFFGEGETIEVGKVVAILESEPGASVPAPAQKPLEIKEPVQEVKPSVPEVITPAAPSAVIAQPAMTGGIDITMPKMGESVMEGTIIKWHKKVGDLVKKDEIIFEISTDKVDTEVPSPSEGVVSEILVSEQTTVPVGTVVARLGGNGSSVVSAPAAQTSAPASSMHDMIAQAVTSQLPVSQTPPQIQASQKPGLSNRFYSPLVLNIARTENISMGELENISGSGLGGRVTKNDVLNYLKNRTAGVVTKPASVTPVQQYTAPVQQTITQTSSAASAFANFSTSLPAEAFESIPMDNIRQKIMQHMVHSRDTSVHVTGLVEVDMTKIANFLAAEKENVLKQYGAKLTYMAFISQAVVKGLQQFPLINASIDNNTIIRKRDINLGIAVALEPNGLIVPNIKRTGEKNLIGIAKSIAEMAEKARTKKLTPDDISGGTFTITNYGVFGTLFGTPIINQPELAILGVGAVVKRPVVIEHDGTEMIAVRSMMYLTLSHDHRLVDGMLGGRFLKAVKDHLENFNGNLTS; encoded by the coding sequence ATGCGTTCAGAAATTATAATGCCCAAGATGGGTGAAAGCGTTACCGAAGGAACAATTATTAAATGGCATAAAAAGCCGGGAGATTTTGTTAAGCGCGATGAAATTATCTTTGAAATCAGCACTGACAAAGTGGATACCGAAATACCTTCTCAGGATGAAGGGTATATAACCCAGATTTTTTTCGGTGAAGGGGAAACCATTGAGGTGGGTAAGGTAGTTGCAATTCTTGAATCTGAACCCGGTGCTTCAGTTCCCGCGCCAGCACAAAAGCCGTTGGAAATAAAAGAACCTGTACAGGAGGTCAAACCATCTGTTCCGGAAGTAATTACGCCGGCCGCTCCCAGTGCAGTGATTGCGCAGCCGGCAATGACCGGGGGAATTGATATAACTATGCCAAAAATGGGTGAATCTGTAATGGAGGGGACCATCATAAAATGGCATAAAAAAGTTGGAGATTTAGTAAAGAAGGATGAAATCATTTTTGAGATCAGCACGGATAAGGTTGATACAGAAGTACCTTCACCATCAGAAGGAGTTGTCTCTGAGATATTAGTCAGTGAGCAGACGACTGTCCCAGTTGGTACTGTTGTAGCCCGGTTGGGTGGCAATGGTTCATCAGTAGTCTCGGCTCCAGCAGCACAAACCTCTGCTCCTGCTTCATCAATGCATGATATGATTGCACAGGCAGTCACATCACAACTACCGGTTAGTCAGACTCCTCCACAGATCCAGGCAAGTCAAAAACCCGGACTGAGCAACCGGTTTTATTCTCCGCTTGTCCTTAATATTGCAAGAACTGAGAATATATCCATGGGTGAACTGGAGAACATTTCAGGGAGCGGATTAGGCGGAAGAGTAACAAAAAATGATGTTCTGAATTATTTAAAAAACAGAACCGCTGGTGTTGTTACAAAGCCTGCATCTGTTACACCGGTGCAGCAATACACCGCCCCTGTTCAACAGACAATTACTCAGACAAGTTCTGCAGCTTCCGCATTTGCAAACTTCTCAACATCGTTACCAGCTGAAGCATTTGAATCCATACCAATGGATAACATCCGTCAGAAAATTATGCAGCATATGGTTCACAGCCGGGATACGAGTGTACATGTGACGGGTCTGGTTGAAGTTGATATGACAAAGATTGCTAATTTCCTTGCGGCTGAAAAAGAGAATGTTTTGAAGCAGTATGGTGCCAAGCTAACCTATATGGCTTTTATCTCTCAGGCAGTTGTTAAAGGACTTCAGCAATTTCCGCTGATTAATGCTTCGATTGACAATAACACGATTATCAGGAAAAGAGATATCAACCTTGGAATTGCTGTAGCTCTTGAACCAAACGGACTAATCGTTCCGAATATCAAACGCACCGGCGAAAAGAATCTCATTGGAATTGCAAAGAGTATTGCAGAAATGGCGGAGAAAGCCCGTACTAAAAAACTTACTCCGGATGATATTTCAGGCGGTACATTTACCATAACTAACTATGGAGTTTTTGGTACTCTTTTTGGTACACCAATCATCAATCAGCCGGAACTCGCTATCCTTGGTGTCGGTGCGGTGGTAAAACGACCGGTTGTTATTGAACATGACGGAACAGAAATGATTGCCGTAAGAAGCATGATGTATCTTACGCTTTCTCATGATCATCGTCTGGTTGACGGCATGTTAGGCGGACGATTCCTGAAAGCGGTGAAAGACCATCTTGAAAACTTTAATGGTAATTTAACTTCCTGA